The Petroclostridium xylanilyticum region CGTCAAAGTAAAATAGGACATAAAAAGATTTATCCACAAAAACAACATAACTTATTACTAATCCTACTAAAAACTGTTTATATATTTATATAAAAAAACGAAAAGGAGTTATCCACAAATGAAAATACTTTGCGACAAAAATATTTTATTGGACGGAATAAATATTGTGCAAAAAGCTGTTTCGCCAAAGTCAGCTTTACCAATTTTAGAAGGGATTTTGTTAGAAGCTTCAGAAAATTTAAAATTAACCGGAAATGATCTGGAGCTTGGTATTGAATGCAATGTCGAAGCAACGGTCGAACGGACTGGATCAGTTGTACTTAATTCAAAAATATTTGGAGATATAGTAAGAAAATTGCCTAATGATATCGTTCATATAGAAGTACAAGAGAATAATAGCACATATATAAAATGTGGAAATTCTGAATTTACTATTATGGGGATATCTTCAGCAGAATTTCCAGAACTACCTAAAGTTCAAAAAGAAAATGCCTTGGTTGTTACCCAAGAGTGCTTGAGAAGTATGATTCGACAAACAATATTTGCAGTAGGTACTAATGAAAATAAACTCATTCTTACAGGTTCTTGTTTAGAAGTTAACAATAATGAGTTAAATATGGTTTCTGTAGACGGATATAGACTTGCATTAAGAAAAGAAACTATAGACACAAAAGATAGTAAATTATCTATTGTTATTCCTGGAAAGACGTTAAATGAATTATCAAAAATAATACGAGAAGGTGAAGAAGATATAAATATATATATTACTACAAAACATGTACTCTTTGAATTTGATAATTGTCGTATCATATCCAGGTTATTAGAAGGCGAATTTTTAAATTATAAACAGATTATACCTAAAGAATACCAATTAAGGGTTAAAGCATCGGTAAAACCCCTTATAGATAGCATTGAACGCGCAGCTCTTATCATAACTTCAGATAATCAGAAATACCCTGTAAAATTAAATATAAAAATGGATAAGATCATTATAAGCTGTATGACACAAACTGGGACAGTTCAGGATTCGGTTCCTGTAGAAACTTTTGGTGATGATCTAGAGATAGGCTTTAACCACAAATATCTTTTGGATGCTTTAAAAGCATGTGAGTGTGATGAAATCTATATGGAATTTAACACCAGCTTAAGCCCATGTATTATAAAACCTATTGAAGGAGAGCAATTTATTTATTTAGTATTGCCTGTAAGATTGAGAAGTGAATAATTAGAGATTAAGATAAAGATTAACGCTCATGATCCGCCGATACAGGTCACAGATACAAATGAAAATAGTATTAAACTGTTATGCATAAAATATGACGACAAGCCTGAGAATTAAAATCTCAGGCTTATTAAAAGTTATTTATTAAACTTATAAATAATGATATAATATTAACAAATATATATTGAGATTAGGTGAATATTAATATGGACAAAATTAAGATTGATACTGAATATATTAAGCTGGACCAATTACTTAAATGGGCTGGTATAGCGGAATCGGGGGCAGATGCAAAGCAGCTTATAATAAATGGACTAGTAAAAGTAAACGGACAAGTTGTAGAGCAAAGAGGTAAAAAAATATTTCCAAACGATCATATTACAGTTAAACTGGAAAATAATATTGAATTTATCGTAGAATAGAGGATCTTTTAAATGCATGTCAGTAATATAAAATTAAGCAATTATAGAAATTATAACTATGCTGATATAGATTTCGGAAAAGGCATTAACGTTATCTACGGTAATAATGCACAAGGTAAAACCAACATTCTTGAATCAATATATTTGTTTGCTACCGGTAAATCGCATCGTACAAATAGGGACAAAGAATTGATAAGATTTGGATATGATTATGCTAATATTAAGATGAGTTTTTTAAGTAAAGATGAATGTAAAACTGGGGAAATGGTTTTATCCCAAAATCAAAAAAAAAGAATAAAAATAAATGAAATACCCATTAATAGAATAGGCGAATTAATGGGATTTTTCAATGCCGTTATGTTTTCACCAGAGGATCTAAATTTGATAAAGGAAGGACCTTCACTGCGCAGGAGATTTTTAGATGTATGCATTAGTCAGATGCGTCCTGCTTATTTTTATAACTTACAGCAGTATATGAAAGTTTTAGAACAAAGGAATAATCTTTTAAAAACAATTAGTAAAAAAAGTTCGCTTCAAGACACCTTATCTGTCTGGGATGAAAAATTGATGGAGTACGGTGCCAAAATCATACTATATAGAGCATTATTTATAAAAAAAATACAAGAAATTGCAAAGTCCATCCATTTTAATATTACACAGGGTGCAGAACAACTGGATGTTCAATATTTACCTAATGTTGAAATTGGAGAAACAAATCAATTGGCAGAAATTAAAAAGCTTTTTGAAAAAATTTTGAACGCTAATAAGAGAAAAGAAGTTGATACTGGAATTACTTTAACTGGCCCTCATAGAGATGATGTCGATTTTATAGTAAATAATATATCTGTAAAAAATTTTGGTTCCCAAGGACAACAGCGGACGGCAGTTCTTTCTTTAAAAATGGCGGAGATGGAATTTATGAAAGAAGATTTAGGGGAATATCCTGTACTTTTACTAGATGATATAATGTCTGAGTTAGACCATCAAAGGCAGGAGTATATTTTAAGAAGTATGGAAAATAAACAGGTAATGATTACTTGTACAGATATTGATAGATTTATTATGGATAGGGATATCTCATTTTTTAAGATTGAAAAAGGTACTGTTTTGAAAGGAGGACATTAGAATGTTTTTGCATCTGGGTGGGGATGTAGTAGTTAGTTTAAAAAATGTTATTGCTATAATGGACCTTGAAACTACTACTATTTCAAAAATAACTAAAGAATTTTTGACTATTGCTGAAGAAGAAGGGTTTATAGAAAATATTTCAGAAGATCTGCCAAAATCCTTTATTATTACCGAAGTAGATAAGAAGAGTAAAATATACCTTTCACCAATTTCATCTATAACTCTTTATAAGAGAGCCGGATATATTGATGATATAGCAAACGTTTAAGAGAATGGAGAAAAGGAGGTACGTATGGTTAAAGATAAAGTAAATATAAATTATGATGAAACTCAAATACAAGTACTTGAAGGGTTAGAGGCTGTTAGAAAAAGACCGGGAATGTATATCGGTAGTACAGGTACCAGAGGTTTACACCATTTAGTATATGAAATTGTTGATAATAGTATAGATGAAGCCTTGGCAGGATATTGTGAAAATATCTTTGTTACAATCAACGAAGATAACTCCATTACAGTAGAGGACGATGGAAGAGGAATTCCTGTAGGAATACATCCTAAAATGGGTATTCCTGCTGTAGAAGTAGTGTTTACTGTACTACATGCCGGTGGAAAATTTGGAGGAGAAGGATACAAGGTATCCGGAGGTTTGCATGGCGTAGGAGCATCAGTGGTAAATGCCCTTTCAGAATGGTTGGAAGTAGAAGTGTATGACGGAGAAAATATTCATTTCCAGAGATATGAGAGAGGTAAAACACTCGCTCCACTAAAAATTATTGGAACAACAAGCAAAAGAGGTACAAAAATATCCTTTAAACCTGACTATCAGATATTTGAAGATCTAATTTATGATTTTGACGTACTGCTCACACGATTAAGAGAACTGGCATTTCTTAACGGGGGTATAAGGATTGTATTATCGGATAAAAGAGGCGAAGGCAAAGAAAAAGAATTAAAATATGAAGGTGGAATTAAGTCCTTCGTTGAATATATAAATAGAAATAAAGAGGCTCTTCATAAAGAGGTAATTTATTTTGAAGGGGAGAAAGATGGCTCTCAGGTAGAAATTGCAATGCAATATAACGATACCTATGTTGAAAATATATTCAGTTTTGCAAACAATATTAATACTACTGAGGGGGGAACGCATGAAACTGGATTTAAGACTTCCTTAACAAAGGTTTTTAACGATTATGCCAGAAAGTATAACATATTAAAAGATAATGATAAGAACCTCAGCGGAGAAGATGTAAGAGAAGGGCTTACTGCAGTAATAAGTGTAAAATTAAGAGAACCCCAATTTGAAGGACAGACAAAAACAAAACTTGGGAATAGTGAAATAAGAGGTCTGGTAGAAGGGGTGATGAATGAAAAATTAGCAGCTTTTTTAGAAGAAAATCCCCCGATTTCAAAAGCTATTCTTGAAAAATCAATTACAGCTGCCAGAGCCCGGGAGGCTGCAAGAAAA contains the following coding sequences:
- the dnaN gene encoding DNA polymerase III subunit beta, which gives rise to MKILCDKNILLDGINIVQKAVSPKSALPILEGILLEASENLKLTGNDLELGIECNVEATVERTGSVVLNSKIFGDIVRKLPNDIVHIEVQENNSTYIKCGNSEFTIMGISSAEFPELPKVQKENALVVTQECLRSMIRQTIFAVGTNENKLILTGSCLEVNNNELNMVSVDGYRLALRKETIDTKDSKLSIVIPGKTLNELSKIIREGEEDINIYITTKHVLFEFDNCRIISRLLEGEFLNYKQIIPKEYQLRVKASVKPLIDSIERAALIITSDNQKYPVKLNIKMDKIIISCMTQTGTVQDSVPVETFGDDLEIGFNHKYLLDALKACECDEIYMEFNTSLSPCIIKPIEGEQFIYLVLPVRLRSE
- a CDS encoding RNA-binding S4 domain-containing protein; its protein translation is MDKIKIDTEYIKLDQLLKWAGIAESGADAKQLIINGLVKVNGQVVEQRGKKIFPNDHITVKLENNIEFIVE
- the recF gene encoding DNA replication/repair protein RecF (All proteins in this family for which functions are known are DNA-binding proteins that assist the filamentation of RecA onto DNA for the initiation of recombination or recombinational repair.), whose amino-acid sequence is MHVSNIKLSNYRNYNYADIDFGKGINVIYGNNAQGKTNILESIYLFATGKSHRTNRDKELIRFGYDYANIKMSFLSKDECKTGEMVLSQNQKKRIKINEIPINRIGELMGFFNAVMFSPEDLNLIKEGPSLRRRFLDVCISQMRPAYFYNLQQYMKVLEQRNNLLKTISKKSSLQDTLSVWDEKLMEYGAKIILYRALFIKKIQEIAKSIHFNITQGAEQLDVQYLPNVEIGETNQLAEIKKLFEKILNANKRKEVDTGITLTGPHRDDVDFIVNNISVKNFGSQGQQRTAVLSLKMAEMEFMKEDLGEYPVLLLDDIMSELDHQRQEYILRSMENKQVMITCTDIDRFIMDRDISFFKIEKGTVLKGGH
- the remB gene encoding extracellular matrix regulator RemB; protein product: MFLHLGGDVVVSLKNVIAIMDLETTTISKITKEFLTIAEEEGFIENISEDLPKSFIITEVDKKSKIYLSPISSITLYKRAGYIDDIANV
- the gyrB gene encoding DNA topoisomerase (ATP-hydrolyzing) subunit B encodes the protein MVKDKVNINYDETQIQVLEGLEAVRKRPGMYIGSTGTRGLHHLVYEIVDNSIDEALAGYCENIFVTINEDNSITVEDDGRGIPVGIHPKMGIPAVEVVFTVLHAGGKFGGEGYKVSGGLHGVGASVVNALSEWLEVEVYDGENIHFQRYERGKTLAPLKIIGTTSKRGTKISFKPDYQIFEDLIYDFDVLLTRLRELAFLNGGIRIVLSDKRGEGKEKELKYEGGIKSFVEYINRNKEALHKEVIYFEGEKDGSQVEIAMQYNDTYVENIFSFANNINTTEGGTHETGFKTSLTKVFNDYARKYNILKDNDKNLSGEDVREGLTAVISVKLREPQFEGQTKTKLGNSEIRGLVEGVMNEKLAAFLEENPPISKAILEKSITAARAREAARKARELTRRKSALESTSLPGKLADCSERNPELTEIYIVEGDSAGGSAKQGRDRRFQAILPLWGKMLNVEKARIDKVYGNDKLMPVITALGAGIGDDFDISKLRYGKVIIMADADVDGSHIRTLLLTFFFRFMRPLIENGHVYIAQPPLFKISKGKNITYAYNDRELERALLEMGKDANVQRYKGLGEMNPTQLWETTMNPETRTILRVELEDAVAADEIFTILMGDKVEPRREFIEAHAKMVSNLDI